A stretch of DNA from Natrinema halophilum:
CTATCCGAAATCGGGTAAATGACCGTCATCGTTTCCCGAAAAACCGAGCAGTTACCGTCAGTTGAGTACGAAACGACGTCTTGTCATTCCTTCACAAAACATTACTTGGCTATCCTTCAGAAGCCATTCTCGACGGGAATAGTAGACGGAGATCGAAGGGGCAACGACTGCCGCTTTATTACGTTGGCCGCAGTACTCACCACAATGGACGTCCGGACGTTTCCAGTTCTGACCGACGAGGACCACCCCCTCGTGGCGCGTCTCTCGGTCGGAGTCGGCGAGAACACGGCCCGAGTTCTGGCGTATCTGCTGTGCCGGCGAGCGGACCCCGACCTCGCTGATCCGGCGACGCGAACTGCCATCCATATCGGCGCTGGCGTGAGCAAGAACGCAGCAGCCGATGCGCTCGACGATCTGGTCGCAGCGGATCTGATCGACGAAACGACGGCGGAAACGGCAGCGCCCGGTCGGCCGCCAAAGGCATGGTATGCAGCCGAGTCCGAATCGAAGACGATTCGGCGGACGTACGTACGCCACGCCAACAGATTGATCGAACAGGGCCGCCACACTGTAACGGCTCTCGAGTCGGTGTCGTCTGAATCAGGAGACCCTTGTGAGGCAGATTCAGGCGCGGCGCCGAACCCCGTCGACGAATGGGGCGACGCCAACGGTTCCGATTCGACCGCTACTGGCGTCCGCTCGGCACCCGAGCGTGCGTCTATCGCCCTCAACTGGCAGTCGAACCCCCTCCACCTCCCACTATTTGCCGCAGGAGATGGCTCCGCGAGCGACGTTTCGTTCACGTTCGACGAATACGACGGCTCCCGAGAAGCGGCGAGCGCCGTCGCATCAGCGTCGTGCGACGTCGGCGTCGCCGGTGCAGCGACGATCTTGCGAGAACGTACTCGGGGCCAGCCTATCGTCCCGATCGCGGTCTATTTCCAGCGCTCGATGGTCGTTCTGTATACGACACAAGCAGCCTTTGGCGGCCCGTTCGAACGAACCGACCAACTCGAGGGACGTCGAATCGGGATCTCTTCAGGGACGGAAACGGGACTGCTCGGGCGTCTCTTCCTCGAGCAGGCTGGCGTTCGGGACGCGGTCGAACTCGTTGACATCGACGGTGAAGAACAGGCAGCGCTCCGGTCCGGATCGGTAGACGCCGTGACGGGAATGGTACCCGATCCGGATCGACTCGAGACCGCGGAACGAACCGTCGATGCCGTCACTGTGTCGGATGCATACCCCGCATACGGGCCGGCGCTGATCGCGACCGAACGCACGTTACGTCACCGGAAACCCCTTCTCGAGTCCGTCCTCGTCGCAGCGATGGCAGGCTGGGCGGACGCGGTTTACGCGACGGAAACGGCGGCGAAAGCCTTCGCGAGCGAAATAGATCAGCCGTCGGAGCATATCGCTCGGACCTTCGACCGCGCGACCGACCGATTCGGATCCAATGACGCGGTTCGGCGCTCCGGATGGGGGTGGCATTCGCCGGATGAGTGGCGCAATCTCAAGGACGCCCTCGCGCAGGGAGGAATCCTCAAAACCGGAGGAACGTAATGGTCGAGAGAACCAAATGCTCGGAACGAACCGATTCAGACCGGCGTCAGCCGTATCACCGGTCCCCGCCATTGATCACCTGACGGTCAGGTCGTCACCGCCGTCCGGTTCCGTAAACTCGAGTTCGATCTCGAGTTCCCGTTCCCGTTGCTCCGAAAACTCGATCTCTACTTCGACGGGGTCGCTATAGTCGAACGGAAGTTCCCACTCCGACGTGGAGACCGTAAACGACGACCCCGCCTCGAGTTGGTCGGCGAGGTCGTGCAAGAACGTCGCCGTCTCCTCGCTGGAGAGGTATACTTCCTGTTCGAAAAATCCACTCGTGATCGTTCGTCGGTCGCTCGTCCGGTCGTCTGGAAGATCGACGCGGTCGTCCATGTGCAACATTGTCACGAGGACGCGCATAAAACTGCGTTCAAGACGTCCGATACGTTCACAGCGATCGTCTGTGACGCACGATTCGTTCCTGACATTCGTGCACCGGATCTGACTCGAGTACCGTGAAAATCGACGAAACGCTTCTTGAGACGGACCACGAACGAATCGCATGACCCTCATCGACGTTCTGGGGAACGGGACGCGACTGGCCATTCTCAGGGAACTTTCGCGGGAGCCGATGTACGTCTCTGAACTCGCGGATACGATCGGAATGGACGGTAAAACTGCCGTTCACCACCTCTCGACGCTCGAGGACGCCGACCTGATATCTTACTACCACCAGGGGAACAGAAAATACTACCAACTCGACCGACGTATCGAGTTGCGAATTGCACCGCCTCCCGAGCGGACGTTCGTTCTTCAGGCAGATACACCTGATCGGGCAGATACTCCCGATACTGAAGACTGAGAAACGCGGTCGAGAGAGAAAACGCAGCTCGCCTTCGGGAGAAGCCGGGTCCATATAGCGTTTTTCACCGGATTCCGCGTAGAATCTCTCTACAGAATCCGCTTGTGATCCGTCACCGGATTCGGTCGGGGGTTTT
This window harbors:
- a CDS encoding ArsR/SmtB family transcription factor, whose protein sequence is MTLIDVLGNGTRLAILRELSREPMYVSELADTIGMDGKTAVHHLSTLEDADLISYYHQGNRKYYQLDRRIELRIAPPPERTFVLQADTPDRADTPDTED
- a CDS encoding amphi-Trp domain-containing protein — its product is MDDRVDLPDDRTSDRRTITSGFFEQEVYLSSEETATFLHDLADQLEAGSSFTVSTSEWELPFDYSDPVEVEIEFSEQRERELEIELEFTEPDGGDDLTVR
- a CDS encoding ABC transporter substrate-binding protein: MDVRTFPVLTDEDHPLVARLSVGVGENTARVLAYLLCRRADPDLADPATRTAIHIGAGVSKNAAADALDDLVAADLIDETTAETAAPGRPPKAWYAAESESKTIRRTYVRHANRLIEQGRHTVTALESVSSESGDPCEADSGAAPNPVDEWGDANGSDSTATGVRSAPERASIALNWQSNPLHLPLFAAGDGSASDVSFTFDEYDGSREAASAVASASCDVGVAGAATILRERTRGQPIVPIAVYFQRSMVVLYTTQAAFGGPFERTDQLEGRRIGISSGTETGLLGRLFLEQAGVRDAVELVDIDGEEQAALRSGSVDAVTGMVPDPDRLETAERTVDAVTVSDAYPAYGPALIATERTLRHRKPLLESVLVAAMAGWADAVYATETAAKAFASEIDQPSEHIARTFDRATDRFGSNDAVRRSGWGWHSPDEWRNLKDALAQGGILKTGGT